A single region of the Polyodon spathula isolate WHYD16114869_AA chromosome 12, ASM1765450v1, whole genome shotgun sequence genome encodes:
- the LOC121324516 gene encoding heterogeneous nuclear ribonucleoprotein A0-like has translation MENQLCKLFVGGLNVETTDDGLRQHFEQYGQLTDCVVVQNQQLQRSRCFGFVTYSTAEEADAAMAGRPHVVDGNNVELKRAVAREDAGKPEALAKVKKIFIGGLKEDVEDEHLANYFSQFGTLEKAEVITDKQTGKKRGFGFVYFEDNDSADKAVVLKYHTINGHKVEVKKALSKQEMQASGGRGGRGRGGRGGGRGQNGYGGGYNNGGYGGGYGGNDGGYGNSGGYGSGGGGYGSSGGYGGSGGYGGGYGDQMGGYGNGNGYSDFGGSYGDQSSGYGAMKGGSYSSGRSSAPYSRGGSGGGGYARGGYGGSY, from the coding sequence ATGGAAAACCAACTTTGTAAGCTTTTCGTCGGCGGCCTGAATGTGGAAACTACAGATGATGGCCTTCGCCAGCACTTCGAGCAGTACGGCCAGCTGACCGACTGCGTTGTTGTCCAAAACCAGCAGCTCCAGCGCTCCCGTTGCTTTGGGTTTGTGACCTACTCGACTGCGGAGGAGGCTGATGCAGCAATGGCGGGTAGGCCTCATGTTGTAGACGGCAACAACGTGGAGCTGAAGAGAGCCGTGGCCCGGGAAGACGCCGGCAAACCCGAGGCCCTCGCCAAGGTGAAGAAAATCTTCATCGGCGGCCTGAAAGAAGACGTGGAGGACGAACACCTAGCAAACTACTTCTCTCAGTTCGGTACACTGGAGAAAGCCGAAGTGATCACCGACAAGCAGACGGGCAAGAAGCGCGGCTTCGGCTTTGTGTACTTTGAAGACAACGACTCTGCTGACAAGGCCGTGGTGCTCAAGTACCACACCATCAACGGGCACAAAGTGGAGGTGAAGAAGGCCCTCTCCAAGCAGGAGATGCAGGCCAGCGGCGGCAGGGGAGGCCGGGGCAGAGGAGGGCGCGGAGGCGGAAGAGGACAAAATGGCTACGGCGGCGGCTACAACAACGGCGGTTATGGCGGCGGCTATGGGGGCAATGATGGCGGCTACGGCAACAGTGGTGGCTAcgggagcggcggcggcggctatGGAAGCAGCGGCGGCTACGGGGGAAGCGGCGGCTACGGAGGAGGATACGGAGACCAGATGGGCGGCTATGGCAACGGAAACGGCTACAGTGACTTTGGCGGTAGTTATGGCGATCAGTCCTCTGGCTACGGGGCGATGAAAGGGGGTAGCTACTCCTCCGGCAGAAGCAGCGCACCTTACTCCAGAGGTGGTAGCGGCGGCGGCGGCTACGCCAGGGGGGGCTACGGTGGTTCCTACTAA